The proteins below are encoded in one region of Microcoleus sp. FACHB-672:
- a CDS encoding DICT sensory domain-containing protein, translated as MSFSNSLLENLLQALPQLRSQIYFKSSLTALSHAMEDQVLAGSEQPLVIASFQRERFYRQEAHRYRRIAQKTDQVYVLAAPETDFTNASDVYETVAFNPTDRLSQEWHLIVIAPAYATCLICQERETPASSNLSTGQTGKLPDLAEMDQARRFEGIWTFDRQVTSTAAGLILSQILKYRPELADKIERARNFYNLAASSQIVGDPGFQNVDPGPFAQRLVTYLQAGQHKLLKTYGSIAAQERKERMVNSITAAIRQSLNPAEIFKVAVQELGQALNACRCLIYRCKATDANATILYEFLGTDIKPLAGQIWPIQSNPLFQEAVRHGERVYVENAKTDTRLAGTKMQALVRQWQIGSWLMVPVLHQSQLVGMVELHHCSSTPRLWEEEELALVDAIAAQVGVALIQAEAYANLEDLNQQLEALDRTRSNLIAITGHELRTPLSTIQVCLESMVSDPDMPIEVRQVMLSSAVADADRLRKLVQDFLTLSRLESGRVEWHPEPLPLQECVELALSSIRARRSEEAPIQITTQVPEDLPLVQADGEWLVEVLAKLLDNACKFNQSQGQVRIEAHSNGSQQVEVLVADTGRGIEPNRLDAIFDRFYQEEGALRRTAGGTGLGLAICRQIVTGWGGQIWAISPGKDQGSEFHFTIPIAQGGQETAPKPEPQPRGGRSRRSAGSGRRRTTLS; from the coding sequence ATGAGCTTCTCTAATTCCTTGCTCGAAAACCTGCTGCAAGCCTTGCCCCAGCTGCGGTCACAGATTTATTTCAAGTCTTCCTTAACGGCGCTTTCTCATGCAATGGAAGACCAAGTTCTGGCCGGCTCAGAGCAGCCTTTGGTGATTGCGAGTTTCCAGCGAGAGCGCTTTTACCGGCAGGAGGCGCACCGTTATCGGCGCATCGCCCAAAAAACCGATCAGGTTTATGTGCTGGCGGCACCCGAAACCGATTTCACCAATGCCTCAGATGTCTATGAGACGGTGGCATTCAACCCGACTGATCGGTTGAGTCAGGAGTGGCATTTAATCGTGATTGCGCCGGCTTATGCCACCTGCTTGATCTGTCAAGAACGAGAGACGCCAGCCAGCAGCAACCTTAGCACTGGCCAGACTGGCAAGCTTCCCGATCTGGCGGAAATGGATCAAGCTCGTCGGTTTGAGGGGATTTGGACATTTGACCGGCAGGTAACTTCCACCGCCGCTGGGTTAATCCTGAGTCAAATTTTGAAATACCGGCCCGAACTTGCTGACAAAATAGAGCGGGCACGAAATTTTTATAATCTTGCAGCATCATCACAAATAGTAGGAGATCCGGGATTTCAAAACGTCGATCCTGGCCCATTCGCCCAGCGCTTAGTGACTTATCTGCAAGCAGGACAGCACAAGTTGCTCAAGACTTATGGCTCGATTGCCGCCCAAGAGCGGAAAGAGCGTATGGTTAACTCGATTACTGCGGCAATTCGGCAATCACTCAATCCAGCAGAAATATTTAAAGTCGCAGTACAAGAATTGGGACAGGCGCTGAATGCGTGCCGGTGTTTGATTTATCGGTGCAAGGCAACGGATGCCAATGCAACGATTTTGTACGAGTTTTTAGGCACCGACATCAAGCCCCTAGCCGGCCAAATCTGGCCAATTCAAAGTAATCCCCTATTTCAAGAAGCGGTGAGACACGGGGAGCGAGTTTATGTGGAGAATGCCAAGACAGACACTCGGTTAGCCGGCACAAAAATGCAAGCCCTTGTGCGTCAGTGGCAAATTGGTTCGTGGTTAATGGTGCCGGTGTTGCATCAAAGCCAGTTAGTCGGCATGGTGGAATTGCATCACTGTAGCTCAACCCCCCGCCTTTGGGAAGAAGAGGAATTGGCGCTGGTAGATGCCATTGCCGCCCAAGTCGGCGTTGCTTTGATTCAAGCAGAAGCCTACGCCAACCTAGAAGACCTCAACCAGCAGTTAGAAGCCCTTGACCGCACCCGCAGCAACTTAATTGCCATCACCGGCCACGAACTCCGCACGCCCCTGTCCACAATCCAGGTTTGCCTGGAAAGCATGGTCAGCGATCCAGATATGCCGATAGAAGTGCGACAGGTGATGCTGAGTTCGGCTGTAGCAGACGCTGATCGGCTCCGCAAACTGGTGCAAGACTTTCTCACCCTGTCCCGCTTAGAAAGCGGACGCGTAGAATGGCATCCAGAACCCTTGCCCTTACAAGAGTGTGTGGAACTCGCTCTCAGCAGTATCCGCGCCCGCCGTTCTGAGGAAGCGCCGATCCAGATTACAACGCAAGTGCCAGAAGATTTGCCTTTGGTGCAAGCTGATGGCGAGTGGCTGGTGGAGGTGCTGGCGAAACTACTTGATAATGCTTGCAAATTTAACCAATCTCAGGGTCAGGTGAGGATCGAAGCACACTCTAACGGCTCGCAACAGGTTGAAGTTCTGGTCGCAGATACCGGGCGCGGGATTGAACCCAATCGGCTGGATGCCATTTTCGACCGATTCTATCAAGAGGAAGGGGCTTTGCGGCGCACTGCCGGCGGCACCGGCTTAGGACTGGCGATTTGCCGGCAAATTGTTACGGGCTGGGGTGGCCAGATTTGGGCAATTTCTCCTGGAAAAGACCAGGGCAGTGAGTTTCACTTTACAATCCCAATTGCACAAGGGGGTCAGGAAACCGCGCCTAAACCCGAACCTCAACCGCGAGGGGGCCGCTCTCGGCGTAGTGCCGGTTCGGGTCGCCGTCGAACGACGCTGAGTTAA